The following proteins come from a genomic window of Acetivibrio cellulolyticus CD2:
- a CDS encoding glycosyltransferase family 4 protein: MVSNRIRNVAFLSTYPSRECGLATFTQDLVRELDNVSLLNKPKVIAVSNNDYSYSDRVIMELWQHDRESYINTAEAINNSNIELLVIEHEYGIFGGEAGEYILDLVDNLQIPFVTTLHTVLPRPSEKQREILELLGEKSAKIITMAKNTKPILEKVYGIDPSKIEVIHHGVPYRILESRDTLKEKQGLSGRSVVSTFGLLSPGKGLEYGIEAIAKVAKEHKDIVYLILGQTHPCVKKESGEEYREKLMELVDRLGIKEHVWFVDKYLSKDEIIHYLQLSDIYMTPYLGKDQAVSGTLAYAVGYGRVIVSTPYSYAKEMLSEGRGLLAEFNDAHSLARHIKYVLKNPEAKKEMERRTLSVGRTMMWGNVANHYTKLFIDTLEEMKLVGSMVV, from the coding sequence ATGGTTTCAAACAGAATACGGAATGTGGCATTTTTAAGTACTTACCCTTCAAGGGAATGCGGACTTGCAACCTTTACCCAGGACCTTGTAAGGGAGCTTGATAACGTTAGTCTTTTAAATAAGCCAAAGGTTATCGCCGTGAGTAATAATGATTACAGCTACAGCGACAGGGTTATCATGGAGCTTTGGCAGCATGACAGGGAAAGCTATATCAACACAGCAGAGGCTATTAACAATTCAAATATAGAGCTTCTTGTAATAGAGCATGAGTACGGCATATTTGGTGGAGAGGCAGGCGAATACATACTTGACCTGGTTGACAACCTGCAAATACCATTTGTCACCACACTTCACACAGTACTTCCCAGACCTTCTGAAAAGCAAAGGGAAATACTGGAGCTGCTTGGCGAAAAAAGTGCTAAGATTATCACTATGGCAAAAAATACAAAGCCTATCCTTGAGAAGGTTTATGGTATAGACCCGTCAAAAATAGAGGTGATACACCATGGTGTACCCTACAGGATTCTCGAGTCAAGAGATACTCTGAAAGAAAAGCAAGGTCTTTCGGGTCGTAGCGTTGTCAGCACCTTCGGACTTTTAAGTCCAGGCAAAGGGCTGGAATATGGCATAGAAGCCATTGCAAAGGTGGCTAAGGAGCATAAGGACATTGTCTACCTGATTCTTGGACAGACACACCCATGTGTAAAAAAAGAGTCGGGCGAAGAATACAGGGAAAAGCTGATGGAATTGGTAGACAGGCTAGGAATAAAGGAGCATGTATGGTTTGTAGATAAATACCTTTCAAAGGATGAAATTATACACTATCTCCAGTTGTCGGACATCTACATGACACCGTACCTTGGAAAAGATCAAGCAGTCAGCGGAACCCTGGCTTACGCTGTCGGGTATGGAAGGGTCATAGTATCCACACCTTACAGTTATGCAAAGGAAATGCTTTCAGAGGGCAGAGGACTTCTGGCAGAGTTTAACGATGCCCATTCACTGGCAAGACATATCAAGTATGTATTAAAAAATCCAGAAGCTAAAAAGGAAATGGAAAGACGGACCTTGAGTGTTGGCAGGACTATGATGTGGGGTAATGTTGCAAATCATTATACAAAGCTCTTTATAGATACTCTTGAAGAAATGAAGCTTGTGGGCAGCATGGTGGTATGA
- a CDS encoding sugar phosphate nucleotidyltransferase — MKALFLAGGLGTRLKPITDDLPKPMVPIMGKPLLERNIENLKKHGVDEIVLSTCYKPHKIEKYFEDGRKLGVKISYISEDVPLGTAGAIKNAQRFFNDTFLVFNADILSDIDISEMIRFHKEKGALATIAVTQVDNPSAYGVIEHDKNGFVTAFKEKPQPHESSSNLINAGVYIFEPQLLDEIPSGRAVSIERETYPLLLQKGFKIAVYNRCSYWLDLGTPEKYLKAHNDILEGNLQIGNHDFNKNLQCISKTAKISHNAKIIGPVYIGDNVEIGSFAVIGPDTALCDDSSVGMGAKVVGSVVWDHVHVGGGASVVNSVVMSNCRVDRNSEEYNTVLTENFSHPIAV, encoded by the coding sequence ATGAAGGCATTATTTTTAGCAGGTGGGTTAGGAACCCGATTAAAACCAATTACAGATGACTTGCCTAAGCCAATGGTGCCAATTATGGGCAAGCCTCTTTTAGAAAGGAATATTGAAAACCTTAAAAAGCATGGTGTTGATGAGATTGTACTGAGCACCTGCTACAAGCCTCATAAAATTGAGAAGTATTTTGAAGACGGAAGAAAACTGGGAGTGAAAATCAGCTATATCTCCGAGGATGTGCCTTTGGGCACCGCTGGTGCAATCAAAAATGCACAGAGATTTTTCAATGACACCTTCCTGGTATTTAATGCAGATATCCTAAGCGACATTGATATCTCTGAAATGATACGTTTCCACAAGGAAAAGGGAGCCCTTGCAACCATTGCGGTAACGCAGGTTGACAATCCTTCAGCCTATGGAGTGATTGAGCATGATAAAAACGGATTCGTTACTGCCTTCAAGGAAAAGCCCCAGCCCCATGAAAGCAGCTCCAACCTGATCAATGCAGGTGTGTATATATTTGAACCGCAGCTTTTGGACGAAATTCCTTCTGGAAGGGCAGTGTCCATTGAAAGGGAAACATATCCGCTGCTCCTTCAAAAAGGATTTAAGATAGCAGTTTATAACCGGTGCTCCTATTGGCTTGACCTGGGTACACCCGAAAAATACCTTAAGGCTCATAATGATATCCTTGAAGGGAATTTGCAGATTGGTAACCATGACTTTAACAAAAATCTGCAATGCATCAGCAAGACGGCGAAGATAAGCCATAACGCAAAGATAATCGGGCCAGTGTATATAGGGGATAATGTTGAAATCGGCTCCTTTGCAGTTATAGGCCCGGATACTGCCTTGTGCGATGACTCTTCAGTTGGCATGGGTGCCAAGGTTGTAGGAAGTGTGGTCTGGGATCATGTTCATGTCGGAGGCGGAGCATCGGTTGTAAACTCAGTGGTTATGTCCAATTGCAGAGTTGATCGAAATAGTGAAGAGTATAATACTGTTTTGACAGAAAACTTCAGTCATCCGATAGCAGTGTAG
- a CDS encoding glycoside hydrolase family 130 protein: protein MTNRFETKLISSDRHSYRELFKRNPGNPILSSKDWPYAANTVFNPAATMYNGKVLLLARVEDRRGFSHLTKAVSDDGINNWVIDEKPTLEPDSERYPEEEWGIEDPRITWVEELRKYAVVYTAYSKGGPLVSMALTKDFESYERLGPVMPPEDKDAALFPKRINGKWLLIHRPIPAHHGPGAHIWVSRSDDLKYWGEHQILIDARQGGWWDANKVGLNTPPLETPEGWLILYHGVRQTAAGAIYRLGLALLDLENPFRVLRRSDEWVFGPHEFYEREGDVDDVVFPCGWVYDEKTGEIKMYYGAADTCIAMATTNLKDLLEYIKKCPEPKANM from the coding sequence ATGACAAACAGGTTTGAGACAAAGCTTATCAGCTCTGACAGGCATTCCTATAGGGAGCTTTTTAAAAGGAATCCCGGCAATCCAATTCTCTCATCAAAGGATTGGCCCTATGCTGCAAATACAGTATTTAACCCTGCAGCAACCATGTATAACGGCAAGGTTCTGCTTCTGGCAAGGGTTGAGGATAGGAGAGGATTTTCTCATCTAACGAAGGCTGTCAGCGATGACGGTATAAACAATTGGGTGATAGATGAAAAGCCCACCCTCGAGCCTGATTCGGAGAGATATCCCGAGGAGGAATGGGGTATTGAGGACCCGAGGATTACCTGGGTGGAGGAGCTTAGGAAGTATGCTGTTGTATATACTGCCTACTCAAAAGGCGGCCCCTTGGTTTCAATGGCCTTAACGAAGGATTTTGAAAGCTATGAGAGATTGGGACCTGTAATGCCGCCGGAGGACAAGGATGCTGCACTGTTCCCGAAAAGAATTAACGGTAAATGGCTGCTTATACATAGACCCATTCCTGCACACCATGGACCGGGTGCTCATATATGGGTGTCACGGTCGGATGACCTTAAATATTGGGGAGAACACCAGATACTGATTGATGCAAGACAAGGCGGATGGTGGGATGCAAACAAGGTGGGACTTAACACACCTCCCCTTGAAACTCCTGAAGGCTGGCTCATACTTTACCATGGAGTACGACAGACTGCAGCCGGAGCCATATACAGGCTTGGACTCGCCCTTTTGGACCTTGAAAACCCCTTCAGGGTATTGCGGAGAAGTGATGAGTGGGTATTTGGCCCCCATGAGTTCTATGAAAGAGAAGGGGACGTAGATGATGTAGTGTTCCCCTGTGGGTGGGTATATGACGAAAAAACAGGGGAAATCAAGATGTATTATGGTGCAGCAGACACCTGTATTGCCATGGCAACCACCAATCTGAAGGATTTGCTGGAATATATCAAAAAGTGTCCTGAGCCAAAAGCTAATATGTAA